The following proteins are co-located in the Noviherbaspirillum sp. UKPF54 genome:
- a CDS encoding AI-2E family transporter, whose amino-acid sequence MHSREMQHKTFLLMLVAVTAAFGWIIWPFYGAVFWGVVLAILFSPLYQRLLGRLGQRRNLASILTLTLCLLVVILPTTLISVSLLQEAATVFERVRANQIDFAAYFRQVIDALPAWLVKVLDRFGFAQLATLQEKLAASAAQGSQLVARQAVNVGQNMLDFVISFGVMLYLLFFLLRDGAMLAARVKQAIPLSAAHKQQLFSRFVTVIRATVKGNIVVAVVQGALGGAMFWFLDVQAALLWGALMAFLSLLPAVGAGLVWGPVAVYFLLTGAIWQGVTLILFGVFVIGLVDNVLRPVLVGKDTRMPDYMVLISTIGGMALFGLNGFVIGPVIAALFIACWDMFAVEAELRHSGDGS is encoded by the coding sequence ATGCATTCTCGCGAGATGCAGCACAAGACATTTCTGCTGATGCTGGTGGCGGTGACAGCCGCCTTCGGCTGGATCATCTGGCCGTTTTACGGCGCGGTTTTCTGGGGCGTGGTGCTGGCCATCCTGTTTTCTCCCTTGTACCAGCGCCTGCTCGGCCGGCTGGGCCAGCGGCGCAACCTGGCGTCCATCTTGACGCTCACGCTGTGCCTGCTGGTCGTCATTCTTCCCACCACGCTGATCTCGGTGTCGCTGCTGCAGGAAGCTGCCACCGTGTTCGAACGGGTCCGCGCCAACCAGATCGACTTCGCCGCCTACTTCCGGCAGGTCATTGACGCGCTGCCCGCCTGGCTGGTCAAGGTGCTCGACCGCTTCGGCTTCGCGCAGCTGGCGACGCTGCAGGAAAAACTGGCCGCCAGCGCGGCGCAGGGCAGCCAGCTCGTGGCCAGGCAGGCGGTCAACGTGGGCCAGAACATGCTCGACTTCGTGATTAGCTTCGGCGTCATGCTGTACCTGCTGTTCTTCCTGCTGCGCGATGGCGCCATGCTGGCGGCGCGCGTCAAGCAGGCGATCCCGCTGTCGGCCGCGCACAAGCAGCAGCTGTTCAGCCGGTTCGTGACCGTGATCCGGGCGACCGTGAAGGGCAATATCGTCGTCGCGGTGGTTCAGGGCGCGCTCGGCGGCGCCATGTTCTGGTTTCTCGATGTGCAGGCGGCGCTGCTGTGGGGCGCGCTGATGGCTTTCCTGTCGCTGCTGCCGGCCGTCGGCGCCGGCCTGGTATGGGGCCCGGTGGCCGTCTACTTCCTGCTCACCGGCGCCATCTGGCAGGGGGTGACGCTGATCCTGTTCGGCGTGTTCGTGATCGGACTGGTCGACAATGTACTGCGCCCGGTGCTGGTGGGAAAAGACACCAGGATGCCCGACTACATGGTGCTGATTTCCACCATCGGCGGCATGGCGTTGTTCGGCTTGAATGGCTTCGTGATCGGGCCGGTGATCGCCGCGCTGTTCATCGCCTGCTGGGACATGTTTGCCGTCGAGGCCGAGCTGCGTCATTCCGGCGACGGCAGCTGA